The nucleotide window ATGCTTTGGGCAATCGTTTGAGCGAAACAAGTGGCGAAGGTCATACAACAACCTACAGTTATGACAGTATGAACCGTGTCAGCAGTAAGAAACGCCCAACAGGTGGAGAGGATCAGTATGCCTATGACGCTACAGGTAGCTTGGCAAAAGAAACCGACGCCAACGGTCATAGCACCAACTATGTCAATGACCAGCTCGAAAAAGTAACCAAGTCCGATGGGAAAACCATCAGCTGTATTAGTTTTCGTAACATTAGTACATTATTTTAAGATGCCTTTTCAACTGTATTTCAATTTATAAAGAATAATGATC belongs to Streptococcus sp. DTU_2020_1001019_1_SI_AUS_MUR_006 and includes:
- a CDS encoding RHS repeat domain-containing protein; amino-acid sequence: MTYTSTAQHRDPNGQATAFKYDPLGRIIETVAPTGSKQSFSYDALGNRLSETSGEGHTTTYSYDSMNRVSSKKRPTGGEDQYAYDATGSLAKETDANGHSTNYVNDQLEKVTKSDGKTISCISFRNISTLF